A window of Panicum virgatum strain AP13 chromosome 8K, P.virgatum_v5, whole genome shotgun sequence contains these coding sequences:
- the LOC120645996 gene encoding uncharacterized protein LOC120645996, translating into MEARSETTMYCRCLNYGNDKKYSDFEVVYAHLIVRGFVPNYTCWNKHGEEWPNERGEWVADTQEGCRDDDQDGQGNYDQEGCRDDINEECILEFSDHQFDALVDNVEEMIHNVRGEDEMTETELRKYKQFVEDSKKPLYPHCEKYSRVTEDLKLLQLKAAHGWTDKSFKALLLLLKNMLPEGKLLPDTVYEAKQIVCPVGLKIEKIHACWNNCVLFRGENEDLDNCPECGMSRYKCRKDGGDDGEDSMDERKKKGTPRKVAWYFPLVSRLHRMFANKKEAKLLRWHEEGRNKDGMLRHPADCAQWRHFDNTYGWFGDDPRNIRFALSTDGMNPYGNMSTSHSMWPVLLSIMNLPPWLCNKRKYVMLSTLVSGPNQPDDRIDVFFQPLVEDLQLLWEGVEVRDAVVNKHFTLHAMLMTTISDNPAHRNLSGQSKRKGQGCSHCLSETCSLRLKNSNKFAYMGHRR; encoded by the coding sequence ATGGAAGCGAGGTCTGAAACAACAATGTATTGTCGGTGCCTCAATTACGGAAATGATAAGAAATACTCTGATTTTGAAGTGGTTTATGCGCATTTGATCGTTCGTGGATTTGTACCAAATTACACTTGTTGGAATAAACATGGAGAGGAATGGCCTAATGAAAGGGGGGAATGGGTTGCCGATACCCAAGAAGGGTGCAGGGATGATGATCAAGATGGGCAAGGCAACTATGATCAAGAAGGGTGCAGGGATGACATCAATGAGGAGTGCATTTTGGAGTTCAGTGACCACCAGTTTGATGCCTTGGTCGACAATGTTGAGGAGATGATCCATAATGTCAGGGGAGAAGATGAGATGACTGAAACTGAGCTGCGTAAATATAAGCAATTTGTTGAAGATTCCAAAAAACCTCTTTATCCCCATTGTGAGAAGTACTCGAGGGTAACCGAGGATCTGAAGCTTCTGCAACTAAAGGCTGCTCATGGTTGGACAGATAAGAGTTTCAAAGCATTGCTTCTTCTCCTGAAAAATATGCTGCCAGAGGGGAAGTTGCTACCGGATACTGTGTACGAGGCCAAGCAGATTGTGTGTCCCGTGGGattgaaaattgaaaaaattcATGCATGCTGGAATAATTGTGTCCTGTTTCGTGGAGAGAATGAAGATCTGGACAATTGCCCTGAATGTGGAATGTCGAGGTACAAGTGTCGAAAGGATGGTGGTGATGATGGAGAGGATAGCAtggatgagaggaagaagaaggggactcCTAGGAAAGTTGCATGGTACTTTCCTCTGGTTTCCAGACTGCATCGGATGTTTGCAAACAAGAAGGAGGCGAAGTTGTTGCGTTGGCATGAGGAGGGACGTAATAAAGACGGAATGCTTCGTCACCCTGCAGATTGTGCTCAATGGCGACATTTTGACAACACCTATGGCTGGTTCGGTGATGATCCTAGGAATATTAGGTTTGCTCTGAGcacagatggaatgaatccataTGGAAACATGAGTACATCACATAGCATGTGGCCTGTTCTATTGTCAATCATGAATCTCCCCCCATGGCTTTGCAATAAACGCAAGTATGTAATGCTGTCAACATTGGTCTCCGGACCGAATCAACCCGATGATAGAATTGATGTGTTCTTCCAGCCCCTCGTCGAAGATCTTCAGCTCCTTTGGGAAGGTGTGGAGGTTAGGGATGCTGTCGTCAATAAACACTTCACTTTGCATGCTATGCTGATGACCACCATCAGTGACAATCCGGCTCATCGTAATTTGTCCGGGCAGAGCAAAAGGAAGGGTCAAGGTTGCTCCCACTGCTTGTCAGAGACATGTTCCTTGAGGCTGAAGAACTCGAACAAATTTGCATATatgggccacagaagatga
- the LOC120645281 gene encoding disease resistance protein Pik-2-like produces MKQLKEVTELRGRYAVNSILGRPDATTSTDPRPAVFPNNMPRLIGANKAMSELLLGDGGYNTLNPAEHQEIITRRQLVGVMQPVGMKNMPDLEKWMITFDERRKQLGVLSIVGFGGVGKTTAALALYRKLGPQFQKQAAVFISQNSDPEAVLRSILGQVMSVTNNNRTGTTLKKKNPAIESIREELMDYLGQNRYLLLIDDIWSSSSWLTIKRFFPENDKGSRIIITTRFQAVATTCSSHKDRDFVYHAEVLSPYESKELFLRTFYECKDSECSQPSCTNFPDRLWEICGGLPLAIITMAGLVASKPQMIHEDWIKVCNSLFPESRVCRRPEEFMGIVNHCYFDLDSDTKTCSLYLSIFPKGHKISRKRLTRRWIAEGFISAKQGLSVEDVAETLFNQLIQRKIIRPVEHNSNGRVKTCLVHDMVLEYLIMRAAKEDFITVIGSHWSLPAHSNKVRWLSIHSSDSKRTKHVDSMNLSHVRSLTVFGSLDRLNFISSKTGIVQVLDLEGCRGFRESNKVSGICEMILLKYLSLRRTDVKILPPNIHKLKYLETLDVRETEVQKLPATIAQWERITNILGGDKRIRKTLKLPKQLKGTMKTLRILSGVEIVEGSTAASALCYFTGLRKLAIYRIHNSEVTHKDLLSSIQYLSGYSLQSLVIDDKSSEFFNTLDSMSSCPTDLNALELSGRLLKLPSWIIRLNDLVKLTLSATVLRTDNLKLLSNLYSLFSLTFSISINESQDPAFAAILQKNKSDSGGEIFFPARGFSKLKLLRIFVPLLPSLTFAKEATPQLERIELRFRNLEGLHGLGELAMLRDVNLMVDGQASERTKLVLNDLRKGTSTYALIVSE; encoded by the exons ATGAAACAGCTCAAGGAGGTGACCGAGCTGCGTGGAAGGTACGCAGTTAACAGTATTTTGGGAAGGCCTGACGCCACGACGTCTACGGATCCTCGCCCTGCAGTTTTCCCCAATAATATGCCACGGCTCATTGGTGCCAACAAAGCAATGAGTGAGTTATTATTAGGCGATGGCGGCTACAACACGCTGAACCCTGCTGAGCATCAGGAGATAATAACCCGCCgccagctcgtcggcgtcatGCAGCCTGTGGGGATGAAGAATATGCCGGATCTGGAGAAGTGGATGATCACCTTTGATGAACGGAGGAAGCAGCTCGGAGTGCTTTCAATCGTGGGCTTTGGTGGTGTGGGCAAAACAACCGCTGCATTGGCGCTCTACCGGAAACTTGGACCTCAGTTCCAGAAGCAAGCGGCTGTGTTCATTTCTCAGAACTCAGACCCTGAAGCAGTCCTTCGGAGCATACTGGGTCAGGTCATGTCGGTGACCAACAATAATCGCACGGGCACCACCTTGAAGAAGAAGAATCCTGCCATCGAAAGCATAAGAGAGGAACTGATGGACTACCTAGGACAAAACAG GTACTTACTGTTGATTGATGATATCTGGTCTTCATCTAGTTGGCTTACTATTAAGAGATTTTTTCCTGAAAATGATAAAGGCAGCCGAATAATTATCACCACAAGATTTCAAGCTGTGGCAACAACATGCTCTTCTCACAAAGATAGGGATTTTGTTTATCATGCTGAAGTTCTTTCTCCATATGAGAGCAAAGAATTGTTCCTAAGGACCTTCTATGAGTGCAAGGATTCTGAATGTAGTCAACCAAGTTGTACAAATTTTCCTGATAGACTTTGGGAAATATGTGGCGGCTTGCCATTGGCCATAATTACCATGGCTGGTCTCGTGGCATCAAAGCCGCAGATGATCCATGAGGATTGGATTAAGGTTTGCAATTCTCTATTTCCAGAGTCACGAGTGTGCCGTAGACCAGAAGAATTTATGGGGATAGTCAATCATTGCTATTTTGATTTGGATAGTGATACCAAAACTTGCTCTTTGTACCTAAGCATATTTCCAAAGGGCCACAAAATCAGCAGGAAGAGACTGACTAGAAGATGGATAGCGGAGGGTTTTATCAGTGCGAAGCAAGGGCTGAGTGTCGAGGATGTGGCAGAGACGTTGTTTAATCAGCTCATTCAGAGAAAGATAATACGGCCTGTAGAGCACAACAGCAATGGAAGGGTGAAGACTTGTCTGGTCCATGACATGGTTCTTGAGTACCTAATTATGAGGGCAGCTAAAGAGGATTTCATCACTGTTATTGGTAGCCACTGGTCCCTGCCAGCGCATAGCAACAAAGTCCGTTGGCTTTCCATCCACAGTAGTGACTCCAAACGTACAAAGCATGTGGATAGCATGAACCTGTCCCATGTGCGATCACTGACCGTGTTCGGGAGCCTGGACAGACTGAACTTTATATCATCGAAAACAGGAATAGTTCAAGTATTAGATCTTGAAGGCTGCAGAGGTTTCAGGGAGAGTAATAAGGTCTCAGGTATATGTGAAATGATTCTACTCAAGTATCTGAGCCTCCGACGAACTGATGTAAAGATTCTTCCCCCGAATATTCACAAGCTCAAGTACTTGGAGACTCTAGATGTAAGGGAGACAGAGGTTCAAAAGTTGCCAGCAACTATAGCACAGTGGGAACGAATAACGAACATACTTGGTGGAGATAAGAGAATAAGGAAAACTTTGAAACTTCCTAAACAGCTCAAGGGAACAATGAAAACCTTACGCATATTGTCAGGGGTTGAGATCGTGGAGGGATCAACAGCTGCATCAGCCCTCTGTTACTTTACGGGGCTGAGGAAGTTGGCAATTTACAGGATCCACAATAGTGAAGTGACACATAAGGATTTACTCTCCTCTATCCAGTACCTCAGTGGCTATTCTCTACAAAGTCTTGTAATTGATGACAAGTCATCTGAATTCTTCAATACCCTGGACTCAATGTCGTCCTGTCCAACAGACCTGAATGCCCTTGAGCTGTCTGGCAGGTTGCTTAAACTCCCAAGTTGGATTATTAGGCTCAATGATCTAGTCAAGTTGACTCTTTCGGCAACAGTTCTTCGTACAGATAATTTAAAGCTCCTTAGCAATCTATACTCACTGTTTTCCCTTACcttttcaatttcaattaatgAAAGCCAGGATCCTGCTTTCGCAGCCATTCTCCAGAAAAATAAGTCTGATTCAGGAGGAGAGATCTTCTTCCCAGCTCGAGGATTCAGTAAGCTCAAACTGCTTCGCATATTTGTTCCTCTTCTTCCATCACTTACCTTTGCAAAGGAGGCTACACCGCAGTTGGAAAGGATTGAACTGCGTTTCAGAAATTTGGAAGGTCTTCATGGCTTGGGTGAACTTGCAATGCTCCGCGATGTGAACTTAATGGTTGATGGCCAAGCAAGTGAGAGGACAAAGTTGGTACTGAATGATTTGAGAAAAGGGACATCGACGTATGCCCTTATTGTCAGCGAGTGA